In the genome of Hyphobacterium sp. CCMP332, one region contains:
- the bshB1 gene encoding bacillithiol biosynthesis deacetylase BshB1: MKVDLLAFGAHPDDIEMSCSGIILSFTENGKKAAIVDFTKGEMGTRGTPELRLKEASNAAKILGLSERHNLEIEDVYFEESHENIIMLVEQIRRFQPEIILANAPEDRHPDHGKAARMVERAHFYAGLLNYETFWEGKKQERWKANNLYHYLQDRELQPSIIVDVSPYWDKRMDSIKAYRSQFYDPNSEEKHETYLSSQKFWKFFEARARNLGHQIGVEFGEGLIQKRAIGISDISHLI; encoded by the coding sequence ATGAAAGTAGATCTACTGGCTTTTGGTGCACATCCCGACGACATAGAAATGAGTTGTTCGGGTATCATTTTGTCTTTTACCGAAAATGGGAAAAAGGCGGCCATTGTAGATTTTACTAAAGGAGAAATGGGAACGAGGGGTACCCCTGAGCTCCGTTTAAAAGAAGCATCAAATGCGGCTAAAATTTTAGGATTAAGCGAAAGGCATAATCTGGAAATTGAGGATGTGTACTTTGAGGAATCACATGAAAATATAATAATGCTTGTAGAGCAAATCAGAAGATTCCAACCTGAAATAATCCTTGCCAATGCCCCTGAAGATCGGCATCCGGATCATGGAAAAGCAGCAAGAATGGTTGAAAGGGCACATTTTTATGCTGGATTGTTGAATTACGAAACATTTTGGGAAGGGAAAAAGCAGGAGAGGTGGAAGGCCAATAACCTATACCATTACCTACAGGACCGCGAACTTCAACCAAGTATAATCGTGGATGTGTCTCCATATTGGGATAAAAGAATGGACTCGATTAAAGCCTATCGCAGTCAGTTTTACGATCCGAATAGCGAAGAGAAACACGAAACATATCTTTCAAGTCAAAAATTCTGGAAGTTTTTTGAAGCAAGGGCCAGAAATCTAGGCCATCAAATAGGCGTTGAATTTGGAGAAGGCCTGATTCAAAAAAGAGCCATCGGTATCTCAGATATTTCGCATCTGATTTAA
- a CDS encoding DUF349 domain-containing protein, whose translation MDDKKEENKGLPGEEQSKKKSKEDKDLNPPSEKAPKESDKTETEVKVEDALSGFDVKKGKEAPAEKKKGKKEEKAPSEDSKKASEDKTSKVKKEESPKEKSPKEEKGDKEKSSEEHHEVYEFDDEDHEEHEEEDYDKLNKEELLEKIKEDTGQDIIKISEKRIDAIKEAFFHLIDQDKEQALEEFLKEEGNTKDDFEFTKDKDLVQQFKTYYDGFKEKKKKAHSDLNQLKEENLKRKEELLEELRQFVDEEEDNVGIKKLKEIESEWKNAEPIPNNYTRELWANFNALRDRFYDKRSIFFELKDLDRKKNEKLKKEVIERAKELLTINPVNAAVAELKKLHEEYKHIGPVPQEIRAQLWEEFKNISDKVHERKQVVAAEFKKKLDENLEKKKVLITKLETFIDYSSDKISEWNEKSREILNIQEEWKKIGPVPRELSKEISKSFWSHFKGFFKSKQQFFKALDEAREKNYDLKVKLCEQVEEINKSTEDLAQQSEKVKQIQREWKNIGPAPRKKSEDVYKRFKSACDAFFDNLRGNQKEREKDFEANLRKKNEIVEKIKTLKSLREENLEEVENLIKEWTDLGFVPKKAIKSSKKAINEAIDSIIEKANDFKEDSLEMAKTKLRALMMKSDFKGSRNIHGEIDKMRRQISKLQDNAVTLKNNMEFFASTKNAEKLKDDVQSKVDQAEEQIQKLKDKIKLLRQIDK comes from the coding sequence ATGGACGACAAGAAGGAAGAAAACAAAGGACTGCCCGGGGAAGAGCAGAGTAAGAAAAAATCTAAAGAGGACAAAGATTTAAATCCCCCTTCTGAAAAAGCACCAAAAGAGAGTGACAAGACAGAAACTGAAGTCAAGGTAGAAGATGCACTTTCCGGTTTTGACGTAAAGAAAGGCAAAGAAGCACCTGCTGAGAAAAAAAAGGGTAAGAAAGAAGAAAAAGCACCAAGTGAGGATTCAAAAAAAGCTTCAGAGGATAAAACGTCGAAAGTAAAAAAAGAAGAAAGCCCGAAAGAAAAAAGCCCAAAAGAAGAGAAAGGGGATAAGGAAAAATCCTCGGAAGAACATCACGAAGTATACGAATTTGATGATGAAGACCACGAAGAACACGAAGAAGAAGACTACGATAAATTAAACAAGGAAGAGTTACTCGAAAAGATAAAAGAAGATACGGGTCAGGACATCATCAAGATTTCTGAAAAAAGAATTGATGCTATTAAGGAGGCATTTTTTCATTTGATTGATCAGGACAAAGAACAGGCACTTGAAGAATTTCTCAAAGAAGAGGGAAATACCAAAGATGATTTTGAATTTACCAAAGACAAAGACCTGGTCCAGCAGTTCAAAACCTATTACGATGGATTCAAAGAAAAGAAAAAGAAGGCGCATTCGGATCTCAACCAGTTAAAAGAGGAAAATCTAAAAAGGAAAGAAGAGTTGCTTGAAGAACTCCGTCAGTTTGTGGATGAGGAAGAGGATAATGTTGGAATAAAAAAACTCAAAGAGATTGAGTCCGAATGGAAAAATGCAGAACCAATTCCGAACAATTATACCAGAGAACTTTGGGCTAATTTTAATGCGCTTAGAGATCGTTTTTATGATAAAAGAAGCATCTTTTTTGAATTAAAGGATCTCGACAGAAAGAAAAACGAAAAACTTAAGAAAGAGGTCATTGAAAGGGCGAAGGAATTATTAACTATAAATCCGGTAAATGCAGCCGTAGCAGAACTAAAAAAACTGCATGAAGAATACAAACATATAGGGCCGGTTCCACAGGAAATAAGAGCTCAGCTTTGGGAGGAGTTCAAAAATATTTCTGATAAAGTTCATGAAAGAAAACAAGTTGTAGCTGCAGAGTTTAAGAAAAAACTCGACGAAAATCTGGAAAAGAAAAAAGTACTGATCACAAAGCTTGAAACATTTATCGATTACAGTTCGGATAAAATTTCAGAGTGGAATGAAAAGTCGAGAGAGATATTGAATATTCAGGAAGAGTGGAAAAAAATAGGTCCGGTTCCCAGAGAATTATCTAAGGAAATATCAAAGTCTTTTTGGTCACATTTCAAAGGATTTTTTAAAAGCAAGCAACAGTTTTTTAAAGCGCTGGATGAGGCTAGGGAGAAAAATTATGATCTCAAGGTGAAATTGTGCGAACAGGTTGAAGAAATAAATAAATCAACAGAAGATCTGGCGCAGCAATCGGAGAAAGTCAAGCAAATTCAAAGAGAGTGGAAGAATATCGGGCCTGCACCCAGGAAAAAGAGCGAAGATGTTTATAAGCGTTTCAAATCGGCCTGTGATGCCTTCTTTGATAATTTACGTGGCAATCAAAAAGAAAGAGAAAAGGATTTTGAAGCCAACCTTCGAAAGAAAAATGAGATTGTTGAAAAAATAAAGACTTTGAAATCGCTTAGAGAAGAGAATCTTGAGGAAGTTGAAAATCTCATTAAAGAGTGGACCGACTTAGGATTTGTACCTAAAAAAGCAATTAAATCATCTAAAAAAGCCATCAATGAAGCCATTGATTCTATAATTGAAAAAGCGAATGATTTTAAGGAAGACAGCCTTGAAATGGCCAAAACCAAATTGAGGGCGCTTATGATGAAATCCGATTTTAAAGGATCCAGAAATATTCATGGAGAAATAGATAAAATGCGAAGACAAATCTCTAAACTTCAGGATAATGCCGTCACATTAAAAAACAATATGGAGTTTTTTGCATCAACTAAAAATGCAGAAAAACTCAAAGATGATGTGCAAAGCAAAGTCGATCAGGCCGAGGAGCAAATTCAAAAATTAAAAGACAAAATAAAATTATTGCGACAGATCGATAAGTAA
- the pdxH gene encoding pyridoxamine 5'-phosphate oxidase: MTKPSKEIADLRREYTASQLDVDSVLTDPIMQFRKWFDEAGNSDILEPNAMVLSTIDQNSRATQRTVLLKAIDKDGFVFYTNYTSRKAKHIENNPNVSVLFPWYELERQVSIEGKVEKVSTAQSLKYFLSRPFGSQLGAWVSNQSEVISSRSILEEKLAQMKSKFNKGKVPLPDFWGGYKIIPERIEFWQGRSNRLHDRIEFKKELENWKIQRLSP, from the coding sequence ATGACAAAGCCCTCAAAGGAAATCGCAGATTTAAGAAGAGAATATACTGCTTCGCAATTGGATGTTGATTCGGTACTCACTGATCCAATTATGCAATTCAGAAAATGGTTTGATGAAGCCGGTAATTCAGACATATTGGAGCCAAATGCAATGGTCCTTTCTACCATTGATCAAAATAGCAGAGCAACTCAAAGAACCGTATTACTAAAAGCTATTGATAAAGACGGTTTTGTATTCTACACCAATTATACCAGTCGAAAGGCGAAACACATCGAAAATAATCCTAATGTATCTGTGCTTTTTCCGTGGTATGAACTCGAACGCCAGGTGAGCATTGAAGGTAAAGTTGAAAAAGTCAGCACCGCTCAATCCTTAAAATATTTCTTAAGCAGACCTTTTGGAAGTCAGTTGGGGGCATGGGTTTCAAATCAGAGCGAAGTCATAAGCTCCAGAAGCATTTTAGAAGAAAAACTCGCTCAAATGAAATCCAAATTCAACAAAGGAAAAGTGCCTTTACCTGATTTTTGGGGAGGCTATAAAATTATTCCCGAGCGAATTGAATTTTGGCAAGGACGATCAAATCGATTGCACGATAGAATTGAATTTAAAAAAGAATTAGAAAACTGGAAGATTCAAAGGCTCTCACCCTAA
- a CDS encoding YqgE/AlgH family protein, with product MPEVKKGSILISEPFLKDPNFDRSVILICEHNENGTFGLVLNRPIEVKLGEVLEDLEGNAKELLIGGPVQQNTLHFIHKLGNEIIDSIELANGIYWGGDFEQLKIKIISDSIDLDKIKFFIGYSGWDAGQLDREIEEKSWFVADLGDNSIFEADSTNMWKRVLEIMGGELKWLANSPSDPRLN from the coding sequence ATGCCCGAAGTTAAGAAAGGCAGTATTCTGATATCAGAACCATTTCTGAAAGATCCGAATTTTGACCGGAGTGTTATACTTATTTGCGAGCACAATGAAAATGGGACTTTTGGCCTTGTGCTTAATAGACCAATAGAAGTAAAATTAGGGGAGGTATTGGAAGACCTGGAAGGCAATGCCAAAGAACTTTTAATTGGTGGACCTGTTCAACAAAATACATTGCATTTCATTCATAAATTAGGAAATGAAATCATAGATTCAATTGAGCTGGCCAATGGTATTTATTGGGGCGGCGATTTTGAACAATTGAAAATCAAGATCATCAGCGATTCGATCGACCTTGATAAAATTAAATTTTTTATTGGTTATTCCGGTTGGGACGCCGGACAGCTGGATCGCGAAATTGAAGAGAAATCATGGTTTGTCGCAGACCTTGGTGATAATAGTATTTTTGAAGCCGATTCCACCAATATGTGGAAACGGGTTTTGGAAATTATGGGAGGTGAGCTGAAATGGCTGGCAAATTCGCCTTCCGACCCCAGATTGAATTGA
- a CDS encoding tRNA-(ms[2]io[6]A)-hydroxylase: MKLSIELSGVSKKEWVEAVLSDFNSFLQDHADCERKASAMAMSLVAKYPDRIEIIPELIETAVEELEHFQEVYKIMESRNISLVHEIPKDPYVSELLKHCHSGRKERFIDRLLLASVVECRGAERFRLIYENIEDHELKKFYHNLWASEAKHGNIFVKMALNYEDEDKVYKRLDEWDALEKEILNNLPIRAALH; the protein is encoded by the coding sequence ATGAAACTAAGTATAGAATTAAGCGGTGTCAGTAAAAAAGAATGGGTAGAAGCGGTATTATCTGATTTCAATTCATTTCTTCAGGATCATGCGGATTGCGAAAGGAAGGCCTCAGCAATGGCGATGAGTTTGGTGGCAAAATATCCCGATCGAATAGAAATCATTCCCGAGTTGATAGAAACCGCCGTTGAAGAACTCGAGCATTTTCAGGAGGTTTATAAGATTATGGAGTCGAGAAATATTTCTTTGGTGCATGAGATACCGAAAGACCCCTATGTGTCTGAATTGCTAAAGCATTGTCATTCGGGTAGGAAAGAGCGATTTATTGACCGCTTATTGCTGGCTTCTGTAGTGGAATGCCGTGGGGCAGAACGATTTCGTTTGATTTATGAGAATATTGAAGACCACGAATTGAAAAAGTTTTATCATAATTTATGGGCCTCAGAGGCAAAACATGGCAATATTTTTGTTAAAATGGCTTTGAATTATGAAGATGAAGACAAAGTTTATAAGCGTCTTGATGAATGGGATGCCTTAGAAAAGGAAATTTTAAATAACTTGCCAATAAGAGCAGCATTGCATTAA